Proteins co-encoded in one Elusimicrobiota bacterium genomic window:
- the tuf gene encoding elongation factor Tu (EF-Tu; promotes GTP-dependent binding of aminoacyl-tRNA to the A-site of ribosomes during protein biosynthesis; when the tRNA anticodon matches the mRNA codon, GTP hydrolysis results; the inactive EF-Tu-GDP leaves the ribosome and release of GDP is promoted by elongation factor Ts; many prokaryotes have two copies of the gene encoding EF-Tu) → MSKAKFERTKPHVNIGTIGHVDHGKTTLTAAITSYLSKKGLAQAKR, encoded by the coding sequence ATGTCCAAGGCTAAATTCGAGCGCACCAAGCCGCACGTCAACATCGGCACCATCGGGCACGTCGACCATGGCAAGACCACTTTGACGGCCGCGATCACCAGCTATCTCTCGAAGAAAGGCCTGGCGCAGGCGAAGCGCTA